One window of the Marinitoga sp. 1197 genome contains the following:
- a CDS encoding DUF1016 N-terminal domain-containing protein, whose protein sequence is MSDLLKEKDYTNWLRDLKKKLRENQLKAAVKANSKLFNFYWELGKEIVEKQKEAKWGDKLIDKLSKDLISEFPDVKGFSCRNLMYIQKWYLFYSGDKKLVQQAVALITKIPREHNLAIISKYKNPKEALFICKQGYRKRIVKKCLDSSNRSDLYKRSGKAITNFEITLPLIQSDLTK, encoded by the coding sequence ATGAGTGATCTATTAAAAGAAAAAGATTATACCAACTGGTTAAGAGATTTAAAGAAAAAATTAAGGGAAAACCAGCTAAAAGCAGCAGTTAAAGCTAATTCAAAACTGTTTAATTTCTATTGGGAACTCGGAAAAGAAATAGTTGAAAAACAAAAAGAAGCAAAATGGGGAGATAAATTAATAGATAAGTTAAGCAAAGATTTAATTTCTGAATTTCCTGATGTAAAAGGTTTTTCCTGTAGAAATTTAATGTATATTCAAAAGTGGTATTTATTTTATTCTGGAGATAAAAAATTAGTCCAACAAGCTGTTGCACTAATTACAAAAATTCCACGGGAACATAATCTTGCAATAATTTCAAAATATAAAAATCCAAAAGAAGCTCTATTTATATGTAAACAAGGTTATAGAAAACGGATAGTCAAGAAATGTCTTGACTCATCAAATAGAAGCGATTTATATAAAAGATCAGGAAAAGCAATTACAAATTTTGAAATAACCTTACCTTTAATCCAATCTGATCTTACTAAATAA
- a CDS encoding type I restriction enzyme endonuclease domain-containing protein, protein MKHKNIDIEILKKLINDKIKVKIRKNLVKSKSLEEMLKNSIKR, encoded by the coding sequence ATAAAACATAAGAATATAGATATTGAAATTCTTAAAAAATTGATAAATGATAAAATAAAGGTGAAAATCAGAAAAAATCTTGTAAAAAGCAAATCATTAGAGGAAATGCTTAAAAATTCTATAAAAAGGTAA
- a CDS encoding lipoate--protein ligase family protein has protein sequence MKLYIIESKNTNVHYNLAIEEYLINNTNNNIFIFFWKSKNSVVIGKHQNPWKEINFNFELVKNGEIKIARRISGGGTVFHDLGNLNYSFVSPKNYLNSQEIFEIIIKTLKNMDIDVEKNYKNDLIYKDYKFSGSAFSIKKDKFLHHGTLLIDSNLEFLNKVLGKNEKIETKATESKPSKVINLKEINYCINEEMIKNNIIRETSKYLRLTTIKVSTKYFRDESLIEKHKSWEWVYGNTPKFIFKFEDNEFKVENGYITYINSKKLKNPLKFDLMNFENLNYQKV, from the coding sequence ATGAAATTATATATAATCGAATCCAAAAATACAAATGTTCATTATAACTTGGCTATTGAAGAATATTTAATAAACAATACCAACAACAATATTTTTATTTTCTTTTGGAAAAGTAAGAATTCTGTGGTTATAGGAAAACATCAGAATCCTTGGAAAGAAATTAATTTTAATTTTGAATTGGTAAAAAATGGAGAAATCAAAATTGCCAGAAGAATTTCTGGTGGAGGAACAGTTTTTCATGATTTGGGGAATTTAAATTATTCTTTTGTTTCGCCCAAAAATTATTTAAATAGCCAGGAAATATTTGAAATTATAATAAAAACTCTTAAAAACATGGATATAGATGTGGAAAAAAATTATAAAAACGACCTGATATATAAAGATTACAAATTTTCAGGTAGTGCTTTTTCAATAAAAAAAGATAAATTTTTGCATCATGGAACATTATTAATTGATTCGAATCTTGAGTTTTTAAATAAGGTCTTGGGAAAAAACGAGAAAATCGAAACGAAAGCTACAGAATCTAAACCTTCTAAGGTAATAAATCTTAAAGAAATTAATTATTGTATAAACGAAGAAATGATAAAAAACAATATTATAAGAGAAACATCAAAATATCTAAGATTAACAACTATTAAAGTTTCTACAAAATATTTTAGAGATGAAAGTTTAATAGAAAAACACAAATCATGGGAATGGGTATATGGAAATACACCTAAATTTATTTTTAAATTTGAAGATAATGAATTTAAGGTTGAAAATGGTTATATAACATATATTAATTCAAAAAAATTAAAAAATCCATTGAAGTTTGATTTGATGAATTTTGAAAATTTAAATTACCAAAAAGTTTAG
- a CDS encoding pyridoxamine 5'-phosphate oxidase family protein — protein MDKKEVMKKLGKFLAETKTGVLGWVNKDGYPELRWMSPCLMPYNTDCTYAITLEDFPKVNDLKNNGKVQWLIQNKSLTEVINIYGKINIIEDALFKSEVLENLSSNLVAIWKLEDDAEFVVLETIIEEIVYYDTMKGIKERINFREE, from the coding sequence ATGGATAAAAAAGAAGTTATGAAAAAATTAGGAAAATTTCTTGCTGAAACAAAAACCGGTGTTTTAGGATGGGTTAATAAAGACGGTTATCCAGAGTTGAGATGGATGTCACCATGCTTGATGCCTTATAACACAGACTGTACTTACGCAATCACATTAGAAGATTTTCCAAAAGTAAATGATCTAAAAAATAATGGTAAAGTTCAATGGTTAATTCAAAACAAAAGTCTAACAGAGGTTATAAATATTTATGGAAAAATAAACATCATTGAAGATGCTCTGTTTAAATCAGAAGTTTTAGAAAATTTATCCTCAAATTTAGTAGCTATATGGAAATTAGAAGATGATGCGGAATTTGTTGTATTAGAAACAATAATAGAAGAAATCGTATATTACGACACAATGAAAGGAATAAAGGAAAGAATTAATTTTAGGGAGGAATAA
- the pdhA gene encoding pyruvate dehydrogenase (acetyl-transferring) E1 component subunit alpha — MKDLKNYDTKLLKDLLFKMLLIRRFEEKAAQAYGLKKIGGFLHLYIGEEAVAVGSISNLDMTKDYVAAAYRDHGHALATGLDPNSLMAELYGKITGCSKGKGGSMHFFDYKKHFFGGNGIVGAQIPVATGIGLKIKYNKEDGVVLCYFGDGAIHQGAFHESLNLAKIWNLPVVYICENNHYGMGTDYRRVSAIDDFSIMADSYAMNGKQVNGMNVLEVYEATKEAIEIAKNGTPVLLEAKTYRFKGHSMSDPAKYRTKEELEKYKQKDPIISFKELLKENNIISEEDFLEMDKQCKKIAKDAAKFAEESPEPDLDELYTDIYA; from the coding sequence ATGAAAGATTTAAAAAATTACGATACCAAATTACTTAAAGATTTATTATTTAAAATGCTTTTAATAAGAAGATTTGAAGAAAAAGCTGCTCAGGCATATGGATTAAAAAAAATAGGTGGATTTTTACACCTATATATAGGTGAAGAAGCTGTAGCAGTTGGTTCAATTTCAAATTTAGATATGACAAAAGACTATGTTGCCGCAGCATATAGAGATCATGGACATGCATTAGCAACAGGTTTAGATCCAAATTCTTTAATGGCAGAACTATATGGAAAAATAACTGGTTGTTCAAAAGGGAAAGGTGGATCGATGCATTTTTTTGATTATAAAAAACATTTCTTTGGCGGAAATGGAATCGTAGGTGCTCAAATACCTGTAGCTACAGGTATTGGTTTAAAAATAAAATACAATAAGGAAGATGGTGTTGTATTGTGTTACTTTGGTGATGGTGCAATTCACCAGGGAGCTTTCCATGAAAGTTTGAATTTAGCAAAAATATGGAATTTACCTGTTGTGTATATCTGTGAAAATAACCATTACGGAATGGGAACTGATTATAGGAGAGTTTCAGCAATAGATGATTTTTCAATAATGGCCGATTCATATGCAATGAATGGAAAACAAGTAAATGGAATGAATGTTTTAGAAGTTTACGAAGCAACTAAAGAAGCTATTGAAATAGCAAAAAATGGAACTCCAGTTTTACTTGAAGCTAAAACATACAGGTTTAAAGGTCATTCAATGAGTGATCCTGCAAAATATAGAACAAAAGAAGAACTTGAAAAATATAAGCAAAAAGATCCAATAATAAGTTTTAAAGAGTTATTGAAAGAAAATAATATTATTAGTGAAGAAGACTTTCTTGAAATGGACAAACAATGCAAAAAGATTGCAAAAGATGCTGCTAAATTTGCAGAAGAAAGTCCTGAACCGGATTTAGATGAATTATATACGGATATTTACGCTTAA
- a CDS encoding pyruvate dehydrogenase complex E1 component subunit beta has protein sequence MPIITMREAIRQAMDEEMSRDENVILMGEEVAQYNGAYKVSQGLYDKYGEERVIDTPITESGFAGVGIGAAMAGLRPIVEFMTFNFALQAFDQIVNNAAKMRYMSGGQFKVPIVFRGPNGPAEYLASQHSQATQTFFAHVPGLKVVAPATPYDAKGLLKTAIRDDNPVIFLEGELMYSWEGEVPEEEYTIEFGKADIKREGKDVTIITYSKPLKVVLESAKELEKDGIDVEVLDLRSIRPLDEETILNSVKKTNRCVIVDESWPFVSVASHIGWLISNKTFDYLDAPVELVTNEDVPMPYNHKLELAAQPSVDKIIKAVKKVLYI, from the coding sequence ATGCCAATTATTACTATGAGAGAAGCCATTAGGCAAGCTATGGATGAGGAAATGTCAAGGGATGAAAATGTAATTTTAATGGGCGAAGAAGTCGCGCAATATAACGGAGCATATAAAGTTAGTCAAGGACTATATGATAAATATGGTGAGGAAAGAGTTATAGATACCCCTATTACAGAAAGCGGATTTGCTGGTGTCGGAATTGGTGCTGCTATGGCAGGGTTAAGGCCTATTGTTGAATTTATGACATTTAATTTCGCACTTCAAGCCTTTGACCAGATTGTAAATAACGCTGCAAAAATGAGATATATGTCAGGTGGACAATTCAAGGTTCCGATAGTCTTCAGAGGACCTAATGGACCTGCAGAATATTTAGCTTCCCAGCATTCACAGGCTACACAAACTTTTTTTGCACACGTGCCAGGTTTAAAGGTTGTAGCTCCAGCTACACCATATGATGCAAAAGGTCTTTTAAAAACAGCAATAAGAGATGATAATCCAGTTATATTTTTAGAAGGAGAATTAATGTACTCCTGGGAAGGTGAAGTTCCTGAAGAAGAATATACAATAGAATTTGGAAAAGCAGATATAAAACGAGAAGGAAAAGATGTAACTATAATCACCTATTCTAAACCTTTAAAAGTAGTATTAGAAAGCGCAAAAGAACTTGAAAAAGATGGTATTGATGTTGAAGTGCTAGATCTAAGAAGTATAAGACCTCTAGATGAAGAAACAATATTAAATTCTGTAAAGAAAACAAATAGATGCGTAATTGTCGATGAATCGTGGCCATTTGTAAGTGTTGCTTCTCATATTGGATGGCTAATTTCAAATAAAACATTTGATTACTTAGATGCACCAGTTGAATTGGTGACAAATGAAGATGTACCCATGCCTTATAACCACAAATTAGAATTAGCAGCACAACCATCTGTTGATAAAATAATAAAAGCTGTTAAAAAAGTTTTGTACATTTAG
- a CDS encoding dihydrolipoamide acetyltransferase family protein, with protein MAEKLLMIALSPTMEKGTIVKWVKKENESFTEGDVLCEVETDKTTMEYEATEEGTLLKILVPEGEKAAVGDPIAIFGEPGEDISSLLNENIEKVKSEEIKSETTERKTVREIENIKAKEAKFESISDRIKISPLAKKIALMKNIDITRIKGTGPGGRIIKRDVEGYSTATVSQATMLQDKLIYVETSDEDRIIPLSDKRRIIGERLSQSKYTSPHFYLTLSVNMENIMENRKTINNRLNEKISMNTFLIKIIANTLRKHRRINSTLLNDKIIEFGRIDIALAVAQENGLITPIVRNVDKKGILQIENELRELIEKAKNNKLEPEEYTNATFTISNLGSFGVDEFTAIINPPASAILAIGMIKKIPIVENDEIIIKPMMKMTLSSDHRVIDGAVAAIFMKDLKETLENPILAIL; from the coding sequence ATGGCTGAAAAATTACTAATGATTGCCTTATCTCCCACAATGGAAAAAGGCACTATCGTAAAATGGGTAAAAAAAGAAAATGAATCTTTCACAGAAGGAGATGTTCTCTGTGAAGTTGAAACAGATAAAACAACAATGGAATATGAAGCAACAGAAGAGGGAACATTATTAAAAATACTTGTTCCTGAAGGTGAAAAGGCTGCTGTTGGTGACCCTATAGCAATATTTGGTGAACCTGGAGAAGATATTTCTAGTTTATTAAATGAAAATATTGAGAAAGTGAAAAGTGAAGAGATAAAAAGTGAAACAACAGAAAGAAAAACTGTTAGAGAAATTGAAAATATTAAAGCTAAAGAAGCTAAATTTGAAAGTATTTCAGACAGAATTAAAATATCGCCTTTAGCAAAAAAAATAGCATTAATGAAAAACATTGATATAACAAGAATAAAAGGAACTGGTCCAGGAGGAAGAATAATAAAAAGAGATGTTGAAGGTTATAGCACTGCAACAGTTTCTCAAGCAACAATGCTGCAAGATAAACTTATCTATGTTGAGACAAGTGATGAAGATAGAATAATTCCATTATCAGACAAACGCAGAATTATTGGTGAAAGATTGTCACAATCAAAATACACGTCACCACATTTTTATTTAACTCTTAGCGTAAATATGGAAAATATAATGGAAAATAGAAAGACGATAAACAACAGATTGAACGAAAAAATATCAATGAATACATTTTTGATAAAAATAATTGCCAATACATTGAGAAAGCACAGAAGAATAAATTCAACTTTGCTAAATGACAAAATAATTGAATTTGGTAGAATTGACATTGCTTTAGCGGTAGCTCAGGAAAATGGATTAATTACACCTATTGTAAGAAATGTTGATAAAAAAGGAATTTTACAGATAGAAAATGAGTTAAGAGAATTAATAGAAAAAGCAAAAAATAATAAATTGGAACCAGAAGAATATACAAATGCAACATTTACAATTAGTAATCTTGGGTCATTTGGAGTAGATGAATTCACAGCGATAATCAATCCACCAGCTTCAGCAATACTTGCTATTGGAATGATAAAAAAGATACCTATTGTCGAAAATGATGAAATAATTATTAAACCAATGATGAAAATGACTTTATCTTCAGACCATAGAGTAATAGATGGCGCAGTTGCTGCTATATTTATGAAAGATTTAAAAGAAACTTTAGAAAATCCAATATTAGCAATACTTTGA